CCCTTCGCTCTCGCCGACACGGCGAGCAAGAACTTCCACGCCAAGATCGTCGAGCTGAATCTGCTTGCGCCGCTGCTGGTCGCCCAGGCCGCCAACACGGTGATGCAGCAGCAGCCGGGCGGCGGTTCCATCGTGAACATCTCCAGCGTCAGCGGGCACCGCCCGTCGCCGGGCACCGCGGCCTACGGCGCGGCCAAGGCGGGCATGGACAGCCTGACCGCCTCGCTCGCCGTGGAGTGGGCACCCAAGGTGCGGGTCAACTCGCTCGTCGTCGGACCGGTGGTCACCGAGCTGAGCCAGCTGCACTACGGCGACCAGGACGGCATCGACGCGGTGGGGGAGACCATCCCGCTGGGGCGGATGGCCCACCCGGACGATATCGGCCGCTGTGCGGTCTTCCTGGCCTCGGCATTGGCCGGCTACGTCAGCGGGGCGAGCCTGCTCGTACACGGCGGCGGCGAACGCCCGGCCTTCCTCGCCGCGTCCACCGCGGACGCAGGCCGGCAGCAGTCCTGAACACATCGGACCCACACGAAGAGGACACAGGTATGGACACCGAGCAGATCTGCGCAGGACGCACCGTCATCGTGACCGGTGCGGGCCGCGGTATCGGCCGGGCGCACGCGCTCGCCTTCGCCGCCGCCGGGGCGCGGGTGGTGGTCAACGATCTCGGCTCGGCGCTCGACGGCGCGGCGACGGGGGAGACGCCCGCCGAGCAGGTCGTCGCGGAGATCGAGGCGCTCGGCGGCGCGGCCGTGGCCAACGGCGACGACGTCGCGGATTGGCAAGGCGCGCAACGCCTTGTCCGTCAGGCGGTGGACACCTTCGGCGGGCTGGACGTGCTGGTGAACAATGCCGGTTTCGTGCGCGACCGGATGCTGGTCAATCTCGGCGAGGACGAATGGGACGCGGTCATCCGCGTGCATCTCAAGGGCCACTTCGTCACCATGCGGCACGCGATCGAGTACTGGCGCGGCGAGTCGAAGGCCGGTCGGCCGGTCGATGGCCGCATAATCAACACCAGCTCCGGGGCCGGCCTGCAGGGCAGCGTCGGTCAGGGCAACTACGGCGCGGCCAAGGCGGGTATCGCCGGTCTCACACTCACCGCCGCCGCGGAGTTCGCGCGCTATGGCGTCACTG
This genomic stretch from Nocardia brasiliensis ATCC 700358 harbors:
- a CDS encoding SDR family oxidoreductase, producing MTLEIDLVDRVVLVTGGVRGVGAGVSRTFLAAGATVIACARRPAEAPIEVDGRAIEFLPCDVRDADAVQGLVDTVVERHGRLDHLVNNAGGAPFALADTASKNFHAKIVELNLLAPLLVAQAANTVMQQQPGGGSIVNISSVSGHRPSPGTAAYGAAKAGMDSLTASLAVEWAPKVRVNSLVVGPVVTELSQLHYGDQDGIDAVGETIPLGRMAHPDDIGRCAVFLASALAGYVSGASLLVHGGGERPAFLAASTADAGRQQS
- a CDS encoding SDR family oxidoreductase → MDTEQICAGRTVIVTGAGRGIGRAHALAFAAAGARVVVNDLGSALDGAATGETPAEQVVAEIEALGGAAVANGDDVADWQGAQRLVRQAVDTFGGLDVLVNNAGFVRDRMLVNLGEDEWDAVIRVHLKGHFVTMRHAIEYWRGESKAGRPVDGRIINTSSGAGLQGSVGQGNYGAAKAGIAGLTLTAAAEFARYGVTVNSIAPAARTRMTETVFAETMARPDAGFDTMAPENISPLVVWLGSAQSKDVTGRMFEVEGGKVALADGWRHGVAVDRGARWDPAELGPVVADLIAKGMPPEPVYGA